The Deinococcus sonorensis KR-87 genome includes a window with the following:
- the folP gene encoding dihydropteroate synthase — MAQLTFGRAVPGTVRTGGHWQLRWDGCAVMGILNVTPDSFSDGGQHATLERALQQARRMLDAGALMLDIGGESTRPGAEPVDAATELDRVLPLLRALTGSGAVLSVDTLKPEVADACLRAGAHLINDVSGLRDPQMRRVCAEHGAAACIMHMQGEPRTMQRSPHYRDVVGEVALYLHTQAQLARADGVPGVLLDPGLGFGKTQAHNLALLRGLRQLSHGPDPLLVGASRKRFIGTLGGEPQADRRDAGSLAAHLYAARQGAAIVRVHDVPGHVQALRVQAALMGEP; from the coding sequence GTGGCGCAGCTGACGTTCGGCCGGGCTGTGCCAGGGACAGTGCGAACCGGTGGCCACTGGCAGCTGCGCTGGGACGGCTGCGCGGTGATGGGCATCCTGAACGTCACGCCCGACTCGTTCAGCGACGGTGGCCAGCACGCCACGCTGGAGCGGGCATTGCAGCAGGCCCGGCGCATGCTGGATGCGGGCGCGCTGATGCTGGACATCGGCGGCGAAAGCACCCGGCCCGGCGCGGAGCCGGTGGACGCCGCCACCGAACTGGACCGGGTGCTGCCCCTGCTGCGGGCGCTCACCGGCAGTGGAGCAGTGCTGAGCGTGGATACCCTCAAACCGGAGGTGGCCGACGCCTGCCTGCGCGCCGGAGCGCACCTGATCAACGACGTCTCGGGCCTGCGCGACCCGCAGATGCGCCGGGTGTGCGCGGAGCACGGGGCTGCTGCCTGCATCATGCACATGCAGGGCGAACCGCGCACCATGCAGCGTTCGCCGCACTACCGGGACGTGGTGGGCGAGGTGGCCCTGTACCTGCACACCCAGGCACAGCTGGCCCGCGCCGACGGCGTGCCGGGCGTGCTGCTGGACCCCGGACTGGGCTTCGGCAAGACGCAGGCGCACAACCTGGCGCTGCTGCGCGGCCTGCGGCAGCTCAGCCACGGCCCGGACCCGCTGCTGGTGGGCGCCAGCCGCAAACGCTTTATCGGCACGCTGGGGGGCGAGCCGCAGGCCGATCGCCGGGATGCGGGGTCGCTGGCGGCGCACCTGTACGCGGCGCGGCAGGGTGCAGCCATCGTCCGGGTCCACGACGTGCCGGGGCATGTGCAGGCGCTGCGGGTGCAGGCGGCGCTGATGGGTGAGCCGTAA
- the folK gene encoding 2-amino-4-hydroxy-6-hydroxymethyldihydropteridine diphosphokinase, which produces MAEPALIALGANLGDPAAALRWARTELARLGTVQAGSHLYRTRAVGGPPGQPDYLNAALALGTDLDPGALLRALLQTEERYGRVRVERWGPRVLDLDLIGVGGQVIQQAGLTLPHPLAFERGFVLAPLAEVAPGWRHPLSGETVEAALRRVGQAGLERLPERL; this is translated from the coding sequence GTGGCTGAACCCGCCTTGATCGCGCTGGGGGCCAATCTGGGCGATCCGGCGGCGGCCCTGCGCTGGGCGCGCACCGAGCTGGCCCGCCTGGGTACGGTGCAGGCCGGCTCGCACCTCTACCGCACGCGGGCGGTGGGCGGCCCGCCCGGCCAGCCGGATTACCTGAATGCGGCGCTGGCGCTCGGCACCGACCTGGACCCGGGCGCGCTGCTCAGGGCGCTGCTGCAGACCGAGGAACGCTACGGCCGGGTACGTGTGGAGCGCTGGGGTCCCAGAGTGCTGGACCTGGACCTGATCGGCGTGGGCGGGCAGGTGATCCAGCAGGCCGGGCTGACCCTGCCACACCCGCTGGCCTTCGAACGCGGGTTTGTGCTGGCACCGCTGGCCGAGGTGGCCCCGGGGTGGCGCCATCCGCTGAGCGGCGAGACGGTGGAGGCGGCCCTGCGCCGGGTGGGGCAGGCGGGTCTGGAACGGCTGCCCGAGCGGCTCTGA
- the glmU gene encoding bifunctional UDP-N-acetylglucosamine diphosphorylase/glucosamine-1-phosphate N-acetyltransferase GlmU, with translation MRSALPKMLHPVAGRPMVAWSVKVARELGARDVVVVTGHGADQVEAALRPLGVRFARQAQQLGTGHAFLTAARLLQGGADVLLLYGDSPMLSSDTLRAMLAEHREDEHALTVLTSTLPDATGYGRIIRGDGGEVLRIVEQKDATPDERVVQEFNSGVYLMDEQARTLAEQIGNDNEAGEYYITDLLRLYRESGHSVLAYHIPDPSEVMGANDRVQLAELERLMQRRIQERHMRAGVTLQSPGTTRIEDTVEIGPDCTVEPGVVLRGQTRIGAGVQVGAHSVLDSALVHDRVLIRPHTLLEGCEVGEASEVGPFARLRPGAALGTGVHVGNFVEIKNAQLHAGVKAGHLAYLGDVSIGEQTNIGAGTIVANFDGLDKHRTQIGAGVFVGSNSTLVAPRVVGDAAFIAAGSTIHEDVPEGAMAVARGRQRTLEGWSRRYWGRFGERLGAKLPWLAGWLTAGRS, from the coding sequence ATGCGCTCGGCCCTGCCCAAGATGCTGCATCCGGTGGCGGGCCGGCCGATGGTGGCGTGGTCGGTGAAGGTGGCGCGCGAGCTGGGCGCGCGCGACGTGGTGGTGGTCACCGGCCACGGCGCCGATCAGGTGGAGGCCGCGCTGCGCCCGCTGGGCGTGCGGTTTGCCCGCCAGGCGCAGCAGCTCGGCACCGGCCACGCCTTTCTGACCGCCGCGCGGCTGCTGCAGGGCGGCGCCGACGTGCTGCTGCTGTACGGCGACAGCCCGATGCTGTCGTCGGACACGCTCCGGGCCATGCTGGCCGAGCACCGCGAGGACGAGCACGCCCTGACGGTCCTGACCAGCACCCTTCCCGACGCGACCGGGTACGGACGCATCATCCGGGGCGACGGGGGCGAGGTGCTGCGGATCGTGGAGCAGAAGGACGCCACGCCCGACGAGCGGGTGGTGCAGGAGTTCAACAGCGGCGTGTACCTGATGGACGAGCAGGCCCGCACGCTGGCCGAGCAGATCGGCAACGACAATGAGGCCGGCGAATACTACATCACCGACCTGCTGCGGCTGTACCGCGAGTCGGGCCACTCGGTGCTGGCCTACCACATCCCGGACCCCAGCGAGGTCATGGGCGCCAACGACCGGGTGCAGCTGGCCGAGCTGGAGCGGCTGATGCAGCGGCGCATTCAGGAGCGCCACATGCGCGCGGGCGTCACGCTGCAGAGCCCCGGCACCACCCGCATCGAGGACACGGTCGAGATCGGCCCGGACTGCACGGTGGAGCCGGGCGTGGTGCTGCGCGGCCAGACCCGCATCGGGGCGGGCGTGCAGGTCGGCGCGCACAGCGTGCTGGACAGCGCCCTGGTGCACGACCGGGTGCTGATCCGCCCACACACCCTGCTGGAGGGCTGTGAGGTGGGCGAGGCGAGCGAGGTGGGGCCGTTCGCGCGGCTGCGGCCCGGCGCGGCCCTCGGCACGGGGGTGCATGTCGGCAACTTCGTCGAGATCAAGAACGCCCAGCTGCACGCGGGCGTCAAGGCCGGGCACCTCGCCTACCTGGGCGACGTGAGCATCGGGGAGCAGACCAACATCGGCGCCGGCACCATCGTCGCCAACTTCGATGGGCTGGACAAGCACCGCACCCAGATCGGGGCGGGCGTGTTCGTGGGGAGCAACAGCACCCTGGTGGCCCCGCGCGTGGTGGGCGACGCCGCATTCATCGCGGCCGGCAGCACCATCCATGAGGACGTGCCGGAAGGGGCCATGGCGGTGGCGCGCGGGCGCCAGCGCACGCTGGAGGGCTGGTCGCGGCGCTACTGGGGCCGCTTTGGGGAACGGCTGGGAGCCAAGCTGCCCTGGCTGGCCGGCTGGCTGACCGCCGGACGGTCCTGA
- a CDS encoding acyl-CoA-binding protein: MTLPAFEQAQQDIKTLDERPSNATLLKLYALYKQGTAGDVSGERPGGFDFAGGAKYDAWAALKGTSAEQAQADYVALVRSLLGG; encoded by the coding sequence ATGACCCTTCCCGCGTTCGAGCAGGCGCAGCAGGACATCAAGACGCTGGACGAGCGGCCCAGCAACGCCACGCTGCTGAAGTTGTACGCGCTCTACAAGCAGGGCACCGCCGGTGACGTGAGCGGCGAGCGCCCCGGCGGTTTCGACTTCGCGGGCGGCGCCAAGTACGACGCTTGGGCAGCCCTGAAGGGCACCAGCGCCGAGCAGGCCCAGGCCGACTACGTGGCGCTGGTGCGGTCGCTGCTCGGCGGCTGA
- a CDS encoding glutaredoxin family protein: protein MSDVLYSRAGCHLCEDAEAALAALEWPYTRVDVTGDPELERRYGWDVPVLVRGGAVLAKGVLSRARLERLRAGSPG, encoded by the coding sequence GTGAGCGACGTGCTGTACTCGCGCGCTGGCTGCCACCTCTGCGAGGACGCCGAGGCTGCGCTGGCCGCCCTGGAGTGGCCCTACACCCGGGTGGACGTGACCGGCGACCCGGAGCTGGAGCGGCGTTACGGCTGGGACGTGCCGGTGCTGGTGCGCGGCGGCGCAGTGCTGGCCAAGGGCGTCCTCAGCCGCGCCCGGCTGGAGCGGCTGCGCGCGGGCTCGCCGGGCTGA
- a CDS encoding bifunctional 3-deoxy-7-phosphoheptulonate synthase/chorismate mutase, translating into MTTSRSIEALRHEVDEINRELLTLLSRRGEVVAMIGQAKTQEGRPHHYDPAREEAQFRELEQLNQGPFTSAAIKAIFKEIMKASLDLEESNDKKQLLVSRKVQQHDTVLNIGGVQIGGDSPPVIVAGPCSIESEEQMDATAHFLAGKGVRVLRGGAYKPRTSPYGFQGMGIDGLIIGSGAAKENGQLFVTEVMDTRDVEVVAEYADILQVGARNMHNFSLLREVGRARKPVLLKRGFAATIEEWLYAAEYILAEGNREVILCERGIRTFEKWTRNTLDLSAVALAKQETHLPVIVDVTHAAGRRDLLIPLARAALAVGADGIHIEVHPSPATALSDNEQQLDFAGYEAFQAAIAPFMAQPVSR; encoded by the coding sequence ATGACGACGTCTCGCAGTATCGAAGCGCTCCGCCACGAGGTGGACGAGATCAACCGTGAGCTGCTGACCCTGCTGAGTCGGCGCGGCGAGGTGGTGGCGATGATCGGGCAGGCCAAGACCCAGGAGGGCCGCCCGCACCACTACGACCCAGCACGTGAAGAGGCGCAGTTCCGGGAGCTGGAACAGCTGAACCAGGGGCCCTTCACGTCGGCGGCCATCAAGGCGATCTTCAAGGAGATCATGAAGGCCAGCCTGGACCTGGAAGAGTCCAACGACAAGAAGCAGCTGCTGGTCTCGCGCAAGGTGCAGCAGCATGACACGGTGCTGAACATCGGCGGCGTGCAGATCGGCGGCGACAGCCCGCCCGTGATCGTGGCCGGACCGTGCAGCATCGAGAGCGAGGAGCAGATGGACGCCACGGCCCACTTCCTGGCGGGCAAAGGGGTGCGGGTGCTGCGCGGCGGCGCCTACAAGCCGCGCACCAGCCCCTACGGCTTCCAGGGCATGGGCATTGACGGCCTGATCATCGGCAGTGGGGCCGCCAAGGAGAACGGGCAGCTGTTCGTGACCGAGGTGATGGACACCCGCGATGTGGAGGTGGTGGCCGAGTACGCCGACATCCTGCAGGTGGGCGCGCGCAACATGCACAACTTCTCGCTGCTGCGCGAGGTGGGCCGGGCGCGCAAGCCGGTGCTGCTCAAGCGCGGCTTCGCGGCGACCATCGAGGAGTGGCTGTACGCCGCCGAGTACATCCTGGCGGAGGGCAACCGCGAGGTCATCCTGTGCGAGCGCGGCATTCGTACCTTCGAGAAGTGGACCCGCAACACCCTGGACCTCAGCGCAGTCGCGCTGGCCAAGCAGGAAACCCACCTGCCGGTGATCGTGGACGTGACGCACGCCGCCGGTCGCCGCGACCTGCTGATTCCGCTGGCCCGCGCCGCGCTGGCGGTGGGCGCCGACGGCATCCACATCGAGGTGCACCCCAGCCCCGCTACCGCGCTCAGCGACAACGAGCAGCAGCTGGACTTCGCCGGCTACGAGGCGTTCCAGGCGGCCATCGCGCCGTTCATGGCCCAGCCGGTCAGCCGCTAA
- a CDS encoding DUF456 domain-containing protein, with amino-acid sequence MTAAFLVFLVAWLIGMVGTFLPVVPATLIIFVGSVAATLMDGFQLWPDLPFLLSFGALTLAISLIDNFASAWGARRYGGSRQAGWGALIGGLVGLFLPFGLIIGPLGGALAAELLWVRKPPLEALRAAWGTLIGLLAGIAAKFVLHLLIGLYELWRLYDPARSVL; translated from the coding sequence ATGACGGCTGCCTTTCTGGTCTTTCTGGTCGCGTGGCTCATCGGCATGGTGGGCACCTTCCTGCCGGTGGTGCCGGCCACCCTGATCATCTTTGTCGGCTCGGTGGCCGCCACGCTGATGGACGGCTTTCAGCTGTGGCCGGACCTGCCGTTTCTGCTCAGCTTTGGTGCGCTGACCCTTGCCATCTCGCTGATCGACAACTTCGCCTCCGCCTGGGGGGCTCGGCGCTATGGGGGCAGTCGTCAGGCCGGCTGGGGCGCATTGATCGGCGGGCTGGTGGGCCTGTTCCTGCCGTTCGGGCTGATCATCGGGCCGCTGGGTGGAGCGCTGGCCGCCGAACTCCTCTGGGTCCGCAAGCCGCCGCTGGAGGCGCTGCGGGCCGCCTGGGGCACCTTGATCGGGCTGCTGGCCGGCATTGCGGCCAAGTTCGTGCTGCACCTCTTGATCGGCCTGTACGAGCTGTGGCGGCTCTACGACCCGGCCCGGAGCGTGCTGTGA
- the tatA gene encoding twin-arginine translocase TatA/TatE family subunit: MGPLEIILILVVLVLLFGARKLPELGKGLGQGIREFRSTTKDEPSNDVRPEERRE; the protein is encoded by the coding sequence ATGGGTCCACTCGAAATTATTCTGATTCTGGTCGTGCTGGTGCTGCTGTTCGGCGCCCGGAAGCTGCCCGAGCTGGGCAAGGGGCTGGGCCAGGGCATCCGCGAGTTCAGAAGCACCACCAAGGACGAGCCCTCGAACGACGTGCGCCCTGAAGAGCGGCGCGAATAG
- a CDS encoding CAP domain-containing protein, which yields MTPRVAAGTMGRIVRLGGAIGLALTLAACGMGTGSTPQQPSTGTTSLTVQQQLILDQTNQARAQARVCKDVATGESQAFQAAPPLRWNAQLAAAAQAHSQDMADQKTAAGFSHTGSDGSTFDVRIERAGYTGWTAVGENIIAGYTAEQMVDAWVASYHHCLNIMNPAFRELGVGYVNDPAASSYFHTYATQDFGSR from the coding sequence ATGACACCACGAGTTGCAGCGGGCACAATGGGCCGCATCGTCCGGCTGGGGGGCGCCATCGGTCTGGCCCTGACGCTGGCGGCCTGCGGCATGGGCACCGGGAGCACTCCGCAGCAGCCGTCAACCGGTACAACCTCCCTGACGGTCCAGCAGCAGCTGATTCTGGACCAGACCAATCAGGCGCGGGCTCAGGCCCGGGTCTGCAAGGACGTGGCCACCGGGGAGAGTCAGGCGTTCCAGGCGGCCCCACCGCTGCGCTGGAATGCTCAGCTGGCAGCAGCGGCCCAGGCGCACAGCCAGGACATGGCCGACCAGAAGACGGCGGCCGGCTTCTCACACACCGGCAGCGATGGCAGCACCTTCGACGTGCGCATCGAGCGGGCCGGGTACACCGGCTGGACGGCTGTCGGGGAGAACATCATCGCCGGGTACACGGCCGAGCAGATGGTGGATGCCTGGGTTGCCAGCTACCACCACTGCCTGAACATCATGAATCCGGCGTTTAGGGAACTGGGCGTGGGTTACGTCAACGATCCGGCCGCCAGCTCGTATTTCCATACCTACGCCACCCAGGACTTCGGCAGCCGCTGA
- the lgt gene encoding prolipoprotein diacylglyceryl transferase, protein MHPVFLQIGNFTIAWYGVLITLGIVIGAVIGTRMARQRGLNEQLFSDLILWSVVWGVIGARLFFVATSWNLFAGKSGLPLLLDIINIRQGGISIHGGLIFGVAYLVWAARRHRINFYRYADLFVPGVCFGIIGGRIGNIMNGSDTVGRVTGWPVGFHWPAWARGFHDSMCNPATPLNLVQYCQNIGGQQVMTAPVHFTQLYGVIIGIILSVLAFVWLRSPRPGWVFWQFWLWYSILRAGWEETFRLNPLLIKSYLNEGLNAPGIGLWTETQLFSIPLILLSIYMLWRLRQQPEQVKSTAQAPL, encoded by the coding sequence ATGCATCCAGTCTTCCTACAGATCGGCAACTTCACCATCGCCTGGTACGGCGTCCTGATTACCCTGGGCATCGTCATCGGCGCGGTGATCGGCACCCGGATGGCCCGCCAGCGCGGCCTCAACGAGCAGCTCTTCTCCGACCTGATCCTGTGGTCGGTGGTATGGGGGGTGATCGGGGCGCGGCTGTTCTTCGTGGCCACCTCCTGGAACCTCTTCGCCGGCAAGTCGGGCCTGCCGCTGCTGCTCGACATCATCAACATCCGGCAGGGCGGCATCAGCATCCACGGCGGCCTGATCTTCGGTGTGGCCTATCTGGTGTGGGCGGCGCGGCGGCACCGCATCAACTTCTACCGCTACGCAGACCTGTTCGTGCCGGGCGTGTGCTTCGGCATCATCGGCGGGCGCATCGGCAACATCATGAACGGCTCGGACACGGTGGGCCGCGTCACCGGCTGGCCGGTCGGCTTTCACTGGCCCGCGTGGGCGCGCGGCTTCCACGACAGCATGTGCAACCCGGCCACGCCGCTCAATCTGGTGCAGTACTGTCAGAACATCGGCGGGCAGCAGGTCATGACCGCCCCGGTGCACTTCACCCAGCTGTACGGCGTGATCATCGGCATCATCCTGTCGGTGCTGGCCTTCGTGTGGCTGCGCAGCCCGCGTCCGGGCTGGGTGTTCTGGCAGTTTTGGCTGTGGTACAGCATTCTGCGCGCCGGCTGGGAGGAGACCTTCCGCCTCAACCCGCTGCTGATCAAGAGCTACCTGAACGAGGGCCTGAATGCGCCGGGCATCGGGCTGTGGACTGAGACGCAGCTGTTCAGCATTCCGCTGATCCTGCTGTCCATCTACATGCTGTGGCGGCTGCGGCAGCAGCCGGAGCAGGTGAAGTCCACCGCGCAGGCTCCACTGTGA
- the folB gene encoding dihydroneopterin aldolase encodes MSSKVVLSGLEFHARHGVYEEEARFGARFVVDAELHYDFRGLPDRLERAVNYAAVYDQIAQEVTGRRHQLIEVLADRVARRLLREQPLLEAVTVRAHKPHAPIAGIFRDVYAELTLHRADLQGGPDRG; translated from the coding sequence ATGAGCAGCAAGGTGGTCCTGAGCGGTCTGGAATTTCATGCCCGGCACGGCGTCTACGAGGAGGAGGCCCGCTTCGGGGCGCGCTTTGTGGTGGACGCCGAGCTGCACTACGACTTCCGGGGCCTGCCGGACCGGCTGGAGCGGGCGGTGAACTACGCGGCGGTGTACGACCAGATTGCCCAGGAGGTGACCGGCCGGCGCCATCAGCTGATCGAGGTGCTGGCCGACCGGGTGGCCCGCCGCCTGCTGCGCGAGCAGCCGCTGCTGGAGGCGGTGACGGTACGGGCGCACAAGCCGCACGCTCCGATCGCGGGCATCTTCCGCGACGTGTACGCGGAGCTGACCCTGCACCGCGCCGACCTACAGGGTGGACCGGACCGTGGCTGA
- a CDS encoding ImmA/IrrE family metallo-endopeptidase, producing MAASDASPAPEGAIDPAHKARMRELASTYGRGLPGSDAQALASGLGARLVYMDLGERDGAYDPEHDVILINNKASPERQRFTLAHEISHALLLSDDDLLSAVHDSFEGERLEEVIETLCNVGASALLLPSELLDDVLRRYGPTGRALYELARRADVSASVAIYGLAEVTPGSVIYAVCSRPRGKPTEEGASSRQRGSRRPVVVRASSGSPQARYPLRPGTPVPDDHLVVTVLDTELEAAGRSYVPFRSGRKLPAWVDAYPDKRARRVLVSFRTEE from the coding sequence GTGGCGGCGAGCGACGCGTCGCCGGCTCCGGAAGGCGCCATCGACCCGGCCCACAAGGCCCGCATGCGCGAACTGGCCAGCACGTACGGCCGTGGCCTGCCCGGCTCGGACGCGCAGGCGCTGGCGAGCGGCCTGGGTGCCCGGCTGGTGTACATGGATCTGGGGGAGCGCGACGGCGCCTACGACCCGGAACACGACGTCATCCTGATCAACAACAAGGCCTCGCCGGAACGGCAGCGCTTCACGCTGGCCCACGAGATCAGCCACGCGCTGCTGCTCTCGGACGACGACCTGCTGAGTGCGGTCCATGACAGCTTCGAGGGGGAACGGCTGGAGGAGGTGATCGAGACGCTGTGCAATGTGGGCGCCTCGGCGCTGCTGCTGCCCAGCGAACTGCTCGACGACGTGCTGCGGCGCTACGGCCCCACCGGGCGGGCGCTGTATGAGCTGGCCCGCCGCGCCGACGTGAGCGCCTCGGTGGCCATCTACGGGTTGGCCGAGGTCACGCCGGGGTCGGTGATCTACGCCGTGTGTTCCCGGCCACGCGGCAAGCCGACCGAGGAGGGGGCCAGCAGCCGGCAGCGTGGAAGCCGCCGCCCGGTGGTGGTGCGCGCGAGCTCCGGTTCGCCGCAGGCCCGTTACCCACTGCGGCCCGGCACGCCGGTGCCGGACGACCACCTGGTGGTGACGGTGCTGGACACCGAACTGGAAGCGGCTGGGCGCAGCTATGTGCCGTTTCGCAGCGGCCGCAAGCTGCCCGCCTGGGTGGACGCCTACCCGGACAAACGGGCGCGGCGGGTGCTGGTCAGCTTCCGCACCGAGGAGTAG
- the tatC gene encoding twin-arginine translocase subunit TatC yields the protein MTDNGQGTAPLMDHLEELRRRIIYALIFLVLGMGAAWWQVPHILRLLQEPLKHTKLYAAGKLQLVATQLPEQLLMSFNIALWAGLAIALPFILHQVWLFIAPGLYDEERRWAAPFIVGAGVSFLAGVVTAYYLIVPPMVQFLADFLGGTVSAFLSVGTYIGQLTTVMVAFGLFFEMPILAVVLTKIGVVNHVMLGRVRKYAFIVCLVAAAIITPTTDPVNMSLFAGPLYLLYELGVLLSRVFRVKPAPVLEGDPFAGL from the coding sequence ATGACCGACAACGGACAGGGCACGGCGCCCCTGATGGACCATCTGGAGGAGTTGCGGCGGCGCATCATCTACGCCCTGATCTTCCTGGTGCTGGGAATGGGGGCGGCATGGTGGCAGGTGCCGCACATTCTTCGGCTGCTTCAGGAGCCGCTCAAGCACACCAAGCTCTACGCCGCCGGCAAACTGCAGCTGGTGGCCACCCAGCTGCCGGAACAGCTGCTGATGAGCTTCAACATCGCGCTGTGGGCCGGGCTGGCGATCGCGCTGCCGTTCATCCTGCATCAGGTCTGGCTGTTCATCGCTCCGGGCCTGTACGACGAGGAGCGCCGCTGGGCCGCGCCGTTCATCGTGGGGGCCGGGGTCAGCTTCCTGGCGGGCGTGGTCACCGCCTACTACCTGATCGTGCCGCCGATGGTCCAGTTCCTGGCCGACTTCCTGGGCGGGACCGTCTCGGCCTTCCTGAGCGTGGGCACCTACATCGGGCAGCTCACGACCGTAATGGTCGCCTTCGGGCTGTTCTTCGAGATGCCGATTCTGGCGGTGGTGCTGACCAAGATCGGCGTCGTGAACCACGTGATGCTGGGCCGGGTCCGCAAGTACGCCTTCATCGTCTGTCTGGTTGCGGCGGCCATCATCACGCCCACCACCGACCCGGTCAACATGTCGCTGTTTGCCGGCCCGCTGTACCTGCTGTACGAACTGGGTGTGCTGCTGTCGCGCGTGTTCCGGGTTAAGCCCGCCCCGGTGCTGGAAGGCGATCCCTTCGCGGGGCTGTGA
- a CDS encoding RNA 2'-phosphotransferase — MTSDHQLSRTLSFLLRHAPQQAGLTLQPGGWVSVDDLLRGLATQGLTVDRAQLERVVATSDKQRFTLDAATDRIRANQGHSVPVDLGLTPLTPPPLLYHGTAVRLLDTILREGLRQMQRHHVHLSADPDTARRVGHRRGPAVILTVDAFGMLQAGHLFFRSSNGVWLTERVPPEYVRVLK; from the coding sequence ATGACCAGCGACCATCAGCTCTCCCGCACCCTATCGTTCCTGCTGCGGCATGCGCCCCAGCAGGCCGGGCTGACGCTGCAACCGGGCGGCTGGGTGAGTGTGGACGACCTGCTGCGCGGTCTGGCGACTCAGGGCCTCACCGTGGATCGCGCTCAGCTGGAGCGGGTGGTGGCCACCAGCGACAAGCAGCGGTTCACCCTGGACGCCGCCACCGACCGCATCCGGGCCAACCAGGGCCACAGCGTGCCTGTCGACCTGGGCCTGACGCCCCTCACGCCCCCGCCCCTGCTGTATCACGGCACCGCTGTCCGGCTGCTGGACACCATTCTGCGGGAGGGGCTGCGGCAGATGCAGCGCCACCACGTCCACCTCTCCGCCGACCCGGACACGGCCCGGCGGGTGGGGCACCGGCGGGGCCCGGCGGTGATCCTGACGGTGGACGCGTTCGGCATGCTTCAGGCGGGCCACCTGTTCTTCCGGTCCAGCAACGGGGTGTGGCTGACCGAGCGGGTGCCGCCCGAGTATGTGCGCGTGCTGAAGTGA